A single Amphiprion ocellaris isolate individual 3 ecotype Okinawa chromosome 1, ASM2253959v1, whole genome shotgun sequence DNA region contains:
- the LOC111563338 gene encoding COUP transcription factor 2-like isoform X2, whose product MKLSFWISIVPKPFLAVQRGRIPTQSYHGQFALTNGDPLQCHSYLSGYISLLLRAEPYPTSRFGSQCLQSNNIMGIENICELAARMLFSAVEWARNIPFFPDLQVPDQVALLRLTWSELFVLNAAQCSMPVHVAPLLAAAGLHASPMSADRVVAFMDHIRVFQEQVEKLKVLHVDSAEYSCIKAIVLFTTDACGLSDVAHVEGLQEKSQCALEEYVRSQYPNQPNRFGKLLLRLPSLRTVSSSVIEQLFFVRLVGKTPIETLIRDMLLSGSSFNWPYMPIQ is encoded by the exons ATGAAGCTGTCTTTTTGGATTTCGATCGTGCCAAAGCCGTTTCTGG ctgtACAGAGAGGCAGGATACCCACCCAGTCCTATCACGGACAGTTTGCTCTGACAAACGGGGACCCTCTGCAATGCCATTCCTACCTATCGGGCTACATCTCCCTGCTGCTGCGGGCCGAGCCCTACCCGACTTCCAGGTTCGGCTCTCAGTGCCTGCAAAGCAACAACATCATGGGCATTGAGAACATCTGTGAGCTGGCGGCTCGGATGCTGTTCAGCGCCGTGGAGTGGGCCCGAAACATCCCGTTCTTCCCGGACCTGCAGGTACCGGACCAGGTGGCCCTCCTCCGCCTCACCTGGAGCGAACTGTTCGTCCTGAACGCCGCCCAGTGCTCCATGCCCGTCCACGTCGCCCCGCTGCTGGCCGCCGCAGGCCTCCATGCGTCTCCGATGTCCGCGGACCGGGTGGTGGCCTTCATGGACCACATCCGGGTCTTccaggagcaggtggagaagCTGAAGGTGCTGCACGTGGATTCCGCAGAGTACAGCTGCATCAAGGCCATCGTGCTGTTCACCACAG ATGCTTGTGGCCTGTCGGACGTGGCCCATGTGGAGGGTCTCCAGGAGAAATCGCAGTGTGCGTTAGAGGAGTATGTGAGGAGCCAGTATCCCAACCAGCCTAACAGGTTTGGGAAGCTGCTGCTTCGATTGCCTTCCCTCCGCACCGTCTCCTCCTCTGTCATAGAGCAGCTTTTCTTCGTGCGTCTGGTGGGGAAAACCCCCATAGAAACTCTGATAAGGGACATGCTGCTGTCTGGTAGCAGCTTCAACTGGCCCTACATGCCTATTCAATAG
- the LOC111563338 gene encoding COUP transcription factor 2-like isoform X1 gives MAMVAWRNTEGVGDTQGTLSSPVSQVAPLSLTGDLSGHINPPPSLEIPQAAAAAPPGAPPSNPSGTAAATTATNNNNSTSSSSSSSSSMDKQQSQQIECIVCGDKSSGKHYGQFTCEGCKSFFKRSVRRNLSYTCRANRNCPVDQHHRNQCQYCRLKKCLKVGMRREAVQRGRIPTQSYHGQFALTNGDPLQCHSYLSGYISLLLRAEPYPTSRFGSQCLQSNNIMGIENICELAARMLFSAVEWARNIPFFPDLQVPDQVALLRLTWSELFVLNAAQCSMPVHVAPLLAAAGLHASPMSADRVVAFMDHIRVFQEQVEKLKVLHVDSAEYSCIKAIVLFTTDACGLSDVAHVEGLQEKSQCALEEYVRSQYPNQPNRFGKLLLRLPSLRTVSSSVIEQLFFVRLVGKTPIETLIRDMLLSGSSFNWPYMPIQ, from the exons ATGGCTATGGTAGCGTGGAGAAACACCGAGGGCGTCGGGGACACTCAAGGGACCCTCTCCTCCCCGGTGTCCCAGGTTGCGCCTCTGTCTCTGACCGGGGACCTGTCGGGACACATAAACCCGCCGCCCTCTCTAGAAATTCCccaggcggcagcagcagcacctccGGGAGCACCGCCGTCCAACCCGTCCGGCACCGCCGCCGCGACCACCGCCaccaacaataacaacagcacctcctcttcctcctcctcctcctcgtccatGGACAAGCAGCAGAGCCAGCAGATCGAGTGCATCGTCTGCGGAGATAAAAGCAGCGGCAAGCACTACGGACAGTTCACATGTGAAGGATGTAAGAGCTTCTTTAAACGCAGCGTCAGGAGGAACCTGAGCTACACTTGCAGGGCCAACAGAAACTGTCCCGTAGACCAGCACCACCGCAACCAGTGCCAGTACTGTCGCCTCAAGAAATGCCTCAAAGTCGGCATGAGGAGGGAAG ctgtACAGAGAGGCAGGATACCCACCCAGTCCTATCACGGACAGTTTGCTCTGACAAACGGGGACCCTCTGCAATGCCATTCCTACCTATCGGGCTACATCTCCCTGCTGCTGCGGGCCGAGCCCTACCCGACTTCCAGGTTCGGCTCTCAGTGCCTGCAAAGCAACAACATCATGGGCATTGAGAACATCTGTGAGCTGGCGGCTCGGATGCTGTTCAGCGCCGTGGAGTGGGCCCGAAACATCCCGTTCTTCCCGGACCTGCAGGTACCGGACCAGGTGGCCCTCCTCCGCCTCACCTGGAGCGAACTGTTCGTCCTGAACGCCGCCCAGTGCTCCATGCCCGTCCACGTCGCCCCGCTGCTGGCCGCCGCAGGCCTCCATGCGTCTCCGATGTCCGCGGACCGGGTGGTGGCCTTCATGGACCACATCCGGGTCTTccaggagcaggtggagaagCTGAAGGTGCTGCACGTGGATTCCGCAGAGTACAGCTGCATCAAGGCCATCGTGCTGTTCACCACAG ATGCTTGTGGCCTGTCGGACGTGGCCCATGTGGAGGGTCTCCAGGAGAAATCGCAGTGTGCGTTAGAGGAGTATGTGAGGAGCCAGTATCCCAACCAGCCTAACAGGTTTGGGAAGCTGCTGCTTCGATTGCCTTCCCTCCGCACCGTCTCCTCCTCTGTCATAGAGCAGCTTTTCTTCGTGCGTCTGGTGGGGAAAACCCCCATAGAAACTCTGATAAGGGACATGCTGCTGTCTGGTAGCAGCTTCAACTGGCCCTACATGCCTATTCAATAG